One window of the Triticum dicoccoides isolate Atlit2015 ecotype Zavitan chromosome 3B, WEW_v2.0, whole genome shotgun sequence genome contains the following:
- the LOC119274463 gene encoding receptor-like protein EIX1 yields the protein MSRTTNLLLTLITISIFPFVTNGAVQPQHHQHAHGGGGGCIPAERAALLSFKEGITSNNTDLLASWQGQDCCRWRGVSCSNRTGHVIKLHLRNPNVTLNAYGYYDACAGASALFGKISPSLLSLKHLEHLDLSMNCLLGTNSQIPHLVGSMANLRYLNLSGIPFNGRVPSQLGNLSKLQYLDLGQPDYCYGTMYSTDINWLAKLPFLQFLSMSGVNLSGIADWPHTLNMIPPLRVIELSSCSLDSANQSLPHLTLTKLEKLDLSGNYFEHSLGSGWFWKATSLKYLELGGNKLFGHFPDTLGNMTYLQVLGISSNEITDRMMKGNHLKNLCSLEIIDLAYNKITGDIEVLMESLPQCTRTKLQKLDLSGNNFTGTLPNIISDFSKLSILSLSNNNLVGPIPPQLGNLTCLTSLELYSNHLNGSIPPELGALTSLTSLDIRRNDLTGSIPAELGNLRYLTELRLSYNNITAPIPPELMHSTSLTSLDLSNNHLNGSVPTEIGSLINLTSLYLWNNDFTGVITEEHFANLTSLKDIDLSSNNLKFVLDSDWRAPFTLESASFASCQMGPLFPPGLQQMKTNALDISSNALKGEIPDWFWSAFSNVTYLDISNNQISGTLPAHMHSMALEKLYLNSNRLTGPIPVLPTNINLLDISSNSFSQIIPSNLVASRLEILSMHSNQIGGYIPESICKLEQLIYLDLSNNILEGEIPQCFHIDKLQNLILSNNSLSGKIPAFLKNNTELTFLDLSWNRFSGRLPTWIGNLVNLRFLVLSHNIFSDDIPADITKLGYLQYLDLSCNNFSRAIPWHLSNLTFMSTLQSMYMVEVTEYETRLGPTGIKADRLGQILSVNTKGQQLIYHGTLAYFVSIDLSCNSLTGEIPTDITSLAALMNLNLSSNQLSGQIPNMIGAMQSLVSLDLSQNKLSGEIPSSLSNLTSLSYMDLSYNSLSGRIPSGPQLDILNLDNQSLIYIGNSGLCGPPVHKNCSGNDPFIHGDLRCSNEEFDPLTFYFGLVLGFVVGLWMVFCALLFKKTWRIAYFRLFDKVYDQVYVFVAVKWASFAE from the coding sequence ATGTCTCGCACAACCAATCTCTTGCTTACACTCATCACCATAAGCATATTTCCATTCGTCACAAATGGTGCAGTACAGCCCCAGCATCATCAGCATGCCcatggcggtggcggtggctgcATCCCGGCTGAGAGGGCCGCCTTGCTCTCCTTCAAAGAGGGCATTACAAGCAACAACACCGACCTCCTTGCCTCGTGGCAAGGACAGGACTGCTGCCGGTGGAGAGGCGTCAGTTGCAGCAACCGAACAGGCCATGTCATCAAGCTTCACCTTCGAAATCCGAATGTGACGCTCAACGCCTATGGCTACTATGATGCATGTGCTGGTGCCAGTGCTTTGTTCGGCAAGATAAGTCCCTCTCTGCTTTCCTTGAAGCATCTAGAGCACCTGGACCTCAGCATGAACTGTTTACTAGGGACAAATAGCCAAATTCCTCATTTAGTGGGCTCCATGGCGAACTTGAGATACCTTAACCTCTCTGGCATACCATTCAACGGTAGAGTGCCTTCTCAGCTTGGTAATCTGTCTAAGTTGCAGTATCTCGACCTTGGCCAACCTGATTATTGTTATGGTACTATGTACTCAACGGACATCAACTGGTTAGCGAAGCTACCTTTCCTTCAGTTCCTTAGCATGAGTGGAGTAAACCTCTCGGGGATAGCTGACTGGCCTCATACCCTGAATATGATTCCACCTCTGAGAGTTATTGAGCTTTCTTCCTGTTCACTTGATAGTGCAAACCAATCACTTCCACACCTTACTCTCACAAAACTTGAGAAGCTTGACCTCTCCGGGAATTACTTTGAGCACTCACTTGGATCTGGCTGGTTTTGGAAAGCGACCAGCCTCAAGTACCTTGAACTTGGGGGTAACAAACTATTCGGCCATTTCCCTGACACACTAGGAAACATGACGTACCTTCAAGTTCTTGGTATTTCATCTAATGAGATCACGGACAGGATGATGAAAGGAAACCATCTTAAGAATCTTTGTAGTTTGGAAATCATTGACCTCGCATATAATAAGATAACTGGAGACATAGAAGTGTTAATGGAGAGTTTGCCGCAATGTACAAGGACAAAATTGCAGAAGCTGGATTTAAGTGGCAACAATTTCACTGGAACTCTGCCAAATATTATTAGTGACTTCAGCAAGTTGAGCATACTAAGCCTCTCCAATAACAACCTTGTTGGACCTATACCACCACAACTTGGCAATTTGACATGCCTGACTTCTTTGGAGCTCTATAGCAATCACCTCAATGGAAGTATACCACCTGAACTCGGTGCTCTTACCAGTTTAACCTCTTTGGACATAAGAAGGAACGACCTCACTGGGAGTATACCAGCCGAGCTTGGGAATTTGAGGTATTTGACTGAACTTCGCCTCTCCTATAACAACATCACTGCTCCTATACCACCCGAGCTTATGCATTCAACTAGCCTAACCTCTCTAGATCTCTCCAACAATCATCTCAATGGAAGTGTACCCACTGAAATAGGTTCTCTTATTAATCTGACTTCTCTGTACCTATGGAACAATGACTTTACTGGTGTGATCACAGAAGAACACTTTGCAAATCTAACAAGTTTAAAGGATATAGACTTGTCTTCCAACAATTTGAAGTTTGTACTGGATTCAGATTGGCGCGCTCCCTTTACGTTGGAGTCTGCATCGTTTGCATCTTGCCAGATGGGTCCTCTATTTCCACCTGGGCTTCAGCAGATGAAAACCAATGCACTTGACATTTCAAGCAACGCTCTAAAGGGCGAGATTCCTGATTGGTTTTGGTCCGCATTTTCAAATGTCACATATCTGGACATCTCTAACAACCAAATAAGTGGCACCTTGCCAGCACATATGCATAGCATGGCTTTGGAAAAACTCTACCTCAATTCGAACCGGCTTACTGGACCAATACCTGTGTTGCCAACAAATATCAACCTGTTAGACATCTCCAGCAATTCATTTTCACAAATAATACCATCAAACCTTGTAGCGTCGCGACTTGAAATATTGAGTATGCATTCAAATCAAATTGGTGGCTACATTCCAGAATCTATTTGCAAATTAGAACAGTTGATATATTTGGATTTGTCGAACAATATTTTGGAGGGTGAAATTCCTCAATGTTTTCACATCGACAAATTACAAAATCTTATACTCAGCAACAACAGTTTATCCGGAAAAATCCCAGCATTTTTGAAGAATAACACAGAACTGACGTTCTTGGATCTGTCATGGAATAGGTTCTCTGGAAGATTACCTACATGGATAGGAAACCTGGTCAATTTACGTTTTCTCGTACTGAGCCATAATATATTTTCTGATGATATTCCAGCCGACATAACAAAGCTGGGGTATCTTCAATACTTGGATCTATCATGCAACAACTTTTCTCGTGCAATACCTTGGCATCTGTCGAACCTAACATTTATGTCAACATTACAATCAATGTATATGGTTGAAGTTACTGAATATGAAACCAGGTTAGGTCCTACCGGAATTAAAGCTGATCGCCTAGGACAAATATTGTCAGTAAATACAAAAGGGCAGCAACTTATATATCATGGAACACTTGCCTATTTTGTGAGCAttgatttatcatgcaactccttgacTGGTGAGATTCCTACAGACATCACTTCGCTTGCTGCACTGATGAATTTGAATTTATCATCGAACCAATTGAGTGGACAAATTCCAAACATGATTGGCGCCATGCAGTCACTGGTATCTCTCGACCTCTCCCAGAACAAGCTTTCCGGTGAAATCCCATCGAGCTTGTCAAATCTGACATCTCTGAGCTACATGGACCTGTCTTACAATAGTTTGTCTGGAAGGATACCATCTGGCCCCCAACTTGATATCCTCAATTTGGACAACCAGTCACTTATATACATCGGCAACAGTGGACTTTGTGGGCCTCCTGTCCACAAGAATTGTTCAGGAAATGATCCTTTCATCCATGGAGATCTCAGATGCAGTAACGAAGAATTTGATCCACTGACGTTTTACTTTGGGCTTGTGCTGGGATTTGTGGTGGGGCTCTGGATGGTGTTTTGTGCACTGCTGTTCAAGAAGACATGGAGAATTGCTTATTTCCGGCTCTTCGACAAGGTGTACGATCAAGTCTATGTATTTGTGGCTGTGAAGTGGGCAAGCTTCGCAGAATAA